The following nucleotide sequence is from Streptomyces bathyalis.
CGAGTTCTACGTCTCCTACTTCCAGCAACCGGGCCGGGCCGAAGCCGAGATCGAGCCCGACGTCCGCGGCTGGCTCGCGGGCTTCTTCGCGGCCCTGTCCGCCGACACCATGCCCTCTCCCGGCGCGCCGGACCCGCACTTCGTCAGCCGTGACGGCATGCTGCGCGACCGCTTCCCCGCCGGCCGGCTCCCCGCCTGGCTCAGCGAACACGAACTTGACGTCTACGCCGGGGAGTTCGAACGCACCGGCATGGCCGGAGCCCTCAACCGGTACCGGAACATGGACCGGGACTGGGAGGACCTCGCCGCCTTCGAGAGCGCCCCCATCACCCAGCCGTCCCTGTTCATCGGCGGCAGCCTGGACTCCTCCACGACCTGGCTGGCCAACGCCATCACGGAGTACCCCACCACGCTGCCCGCCCTCGCCGCCTCGCACATCCTCGAGGGCTGCGGCCACTTCATCCAGCAAGAACGCCCCCGGGAGACCAATCAGATCCTGACCGACTGGCTCACGGCTCTCGCTCCATGAGGCACGGCCCCACGCACTGGCTGGGGCTTCCCCAGGAGCTGCGAAGCAGATGATCTGCGAGTACGAGCGCGGACGCGGTCGCGGCGGAGCGCGCAGGACTTCAGTTCCCTTCTGCTTCGACGGTCTGGCCCGACGCCGCGCGGAGACCGTGCCGGAGCGCTCGGCCGTCGCCGAAGAACGGCAAGAGGAACACGATGTGCGCGAGGTACCACCAGGACAAGGACCGGTCGAGACCCGAGATCCACAGAACGGCACCCACCGCGACGCAGGCGGACGGCCCGGCCAGGGCCACCACGGCCGCCTGCCGCGCGGTCATGGTCCCTTCCGGCACGACCGACGTGCGCAACGCTGACCGCTCGATCGTGATGTGAGTGACCGTACGGATCCGCTTGAGGACGACGACGTGCGCCGACTCGTGCAGAGCGAACCCGACCACCATGCCCAGGGCGGCCGGTTTGACCAGCAACACCCAAGCCATGGTGGCCGGTACGGCGTCACCGGAACGCGCCATCCAGGCCAGGGCCGCGGCCAGGAGGCCACCGACCAACGCCAGCAGAGGCCACACCTGCGCGGCCACCGCCAAGGCGACGGTGCGGACCTTCAGGTCATCTGCCCGACTCGTTGAGGAGCTGCTCACGGCGCTGCTTCAACCCCCGGTAGATGGCCGCGGTCATGGTCAGGAAGGCCGTCAGCAAGATGAACAGGACGACGAGCGGGACCGGATTGTCGACGCCCGCGGTGATGCCCAGCGCCCCGTTGTCCTTCTTCACGGTCTCGAAGACCATCGACCCGAAGAGCGCCTTCCGTTCGACGATCTGGTCAGGACCCGTTGAGAACATAAGGACGAGAAGGGTCACCACTGCGGTGCCCAGCGTCAGCAGCGCGGCCCCCAGAGCGGACTTCACTACCGACATGGCCTTGATCATTCCTTCTCCTCGACTCGCTTGTTTGGATTCCTTGGATCGCGTACCAGACGAACGCGACGGCTCCCCCGGAAAGGCAGACGACCACCGCCCAGGGCGGGAGACTGAGCAGACCCAGGCCGATCACTGACAGGCCGACAACGACGATGAACACCGACAGCCCCAGGAACACCGAGAACGGGTTGTCCTTCTCTGCCGGGAAGACGATGCTGATGCAGGTGGTCACCCCCGCTCCGCCCACGCAGGACGCCAGTGCCACGGCGCTGGAGAGGAGCAGGTGCGGGAAGAGCGCGACCGTGATCGCGAAGGCGGGCACGGCGAACAGGGCGAGCAGGACCAGCTGCGCCCTGATGAGCCGCACATAGACCCGCCAGGCCGGCTCCTGCGCACCCGGCAGCACCCTCAACTGCTGTGTGGCCGTGAACTGGTAGAGGCCGCCGAAGGACAGGGCGGCGAGGCCCCACAGGGGGTTCACCGAGGATTCGGACAGCAGCAGGTAGGCGAACACGGCCAGCGCCATCGCGGCGGCGGCCACGGTCTGCGCGCTGCGCAGCAGGCACCAGTCGTAAGGCCCGAGAACGCCTCGCAGCCGCACGCTTCCGGGAAGCTTCAGGTATCGGGCCTGACGTACATGCTGGTTCGGGGCGAGCGCGAAGACCAGGGCCACGAGCAGGGCCGACAGTGCCGCCCCGGCGGCCAGCGTCAGCCAGGGCCCCTGTTCGTTCCAGGCCCAGGACACCGACGTGACCCACGTGTACTCGGTCCGCTTGCTGAGGTACGCGCCGGAGACGTCCGAGATCATCGGCGTCATCTGCCCGAAGTAGTACGCGAGCATCGCGAACAGGGCCAGCACGTTGAGGATGCCCGCCATCCTGCTGAGCCCCAGCAACATCCACAGCCTGGTCAGCAGTTGGTAGAGGACGGACAGGCCCAGGTAGGCCAGGACGACGGGCAGAACGACCGACGCGGTGATGTATCCGCTCGCGGACGGTCCGAGGATGATCAGCGCGCTCACGGAGAGGGAGACCAGTCCCGCGGCGGCGACCAGGGCCGTCATGGCTGCCTCGTAGAGGAGGAACGCCGCCGACCGTTCCCGGTTGGTGACGGGCAGCTGGTAGCTGAGCCTGAGCATCCCTTCGGCGTTGATGAACAGCACCTTCACCAGGAGGAAGGCGATCTGCACCCACAGCAGGATGGACACCGTCGCGGTGTCGAACAGCAGCCGCCACACGGCTGCTTCGCCTGCCATGGGCCGCAGGAAGTAGTAGGAGGCGGTGCACATGGCGCCCAGGAGCACAACCGCCGCCGCCATCACGAACACCCTGACCGGGGTGGACCTCAGAAAGCCGGCCCGCAGCACCCGGCGGAGGAAGAAGACGAAGAGCATCCTGGCCAGGACAGCCGAGTGCTTCAGCCGTACGCCGGTCATCGCTCGGACGTTTCGAGGTAGTCGAAAACCATGGCGGCAACCGATCCGTGTTCCTCGACCAGGTCCTTCGTCTGCTCGTCACGCACCACATAACCCAGGTCGAGGAAGAGGGTCCTGTCGGCCAGGCGCTCCAGCACGGCGAAGTCGTGCGTGCACAGCAGGACGGAGCG
It contains:
- a CDS encoding alpha/beta fold hydrolase; its protein translation is MSQPPAADGAHRLVSSPAGRTHLVEQGSGPLVLLLHGFPESWYAWRHQLPALAAAGYRAVAIDVRGYGRSSKPDGVEAYRMLDLVSDNVAVVEALGERSAVIVGHDWGATIAATSALVRPEVFRAVGLLSVPYTPPGGPRPSEVFAQMGGTDEFYVSYFQQPGRAEAEIEPDVRGWLAGFFAALSADTMPSPGAPDPHFVSRDGMLRDRFPAGRLPAWLSEHELDVYAGEFERTGMAGALNRYRNMDRDWEDLAAFESAPITQPSLFIGGSLDSSTTWLANAITEYPTTLPALAASHILEGCGHFIQQERPRETNQILTDWLTALAP